The Anopheles merus strain MAF chromosome 2L, AmerM5.1, whole genome shotgun sequence genome has a segment encoding these proteins:
- the LOC121592711 gene encoding tetraspanin-9, giving the protein MGSTGYTCIRRTFCSFNILIWLCGSGFLAIGVWLHFAFPGYATLLPDHAVLSADCMFITVGVISFVIAFFGCCGSWFQSRCFLVIYFTLVVLLFLSEFLLGSLAFVFRGGIGRMLTQELKYGIEKHYNVSDRGGFLTPSVASIWDNLQVDLQCCGVSSYEDWYDISAWPGERWVPQSCCRSQYNSLFSEGSGDELANVDCRKAGNPALLWDKSCGQILQMWFVQRLHIVGTVVLVIGFLQLFGLISSMLLFCTVKHKRSSKTYKSYSPTVDTTLNRNGTSATYMDD; this is encoded by the exons ATGGGCAGTACGGGGTACACGTGCATAAGGCGGACCTTTTGTTCCTTCAACATTCTCATATGG CTCTGTGGTAGCGGATTCCTGGCGATAGGCGTTTGGCTCCACTTTGCCTTCCCCGGGTATGCCACGCTGCTGCCGGACCATGCCGTGCTGAGTGCGGACTGTATGTTCATAACGGTCGGTGTGATCAGCTTCGTGATCGCGTTCTTCGGTTGCTGCGGTTCCTGGTTCCAGTCACGATGCTTCCTGGTGATT TACTTTACGCTGGTGGTGCTACTGTTCCTCAGTGAGTTCCTGCTGGGTTCGCTGGCGTTTGTGTTCCGCGGAGGCATTGGCCGCATGCTAACCCAGGAGCTGAAGTATGGCATCGAGAAGCACTACAATGTGTCGGATCGGGGCGGATTCCTCACACCGTCGGTTGCATCGATTTGGGACAATCTTCAGGTGGAT CTACAATGCTGTGGTGTTTCGTCGTACGAAGATTGGTACGACATCAGTGCGTGGCCGGGCGAGCGATGGGTACCGCAGTCCTGCTGCCGTTCCCAGTACAACTCCCTGTTTTCGGAGGGTTCCGGCGATGAGCTAGCGAACGTTGACTGTCGGAA AGCTGGCAATCCGGCCCTGCTGTGGGATAAGAGCTGTGGTCAGATTCTTCAGATGTGGTTCGTACAGCGGCTTCATATAGTGGGAACGGTTGTACTGGTGATAGGCTTCCTTCAG CTATTTGGACTCATATCATCCATGCTGCTGTTCTGCACCGTCAAACACAAACGTTCCTCCAAAACGTACAAATCCTACTCACCCACCGTTGATACGACGCTCAACCGCAATGGCACCAGCGCGACCTACATGGACGACTGA
- the LOC121592709 gene encoding uncharacterized protein LOC121592709 yields the protein MVSSVWLVPVLVFGVHYATAWGTTNYNFDADISFLIYDWTQSKFAQQTTAETNFATFGCKPAEPFVVVVHGWTEGCSNTQWVRDTLNNFIIHRKGCILCLDYSVIADGNDYFTVAKLMDPIARTLEKKLRQLFTFGIAPASGMVYGFSLGAHVAFQAGRNLAPQKLGRIDACDPVGIAFDKNDTYTALSVTESAAEVQCIHTSSDIGTIRRYCHKDWIMGYCGWVQFAAGLKTSHGLCPIFYNAAFWFDFKAVYNPYVCPTSRAVSSWPAGFKMGYFMPQGTTLMGDLFSKTMAKYPYN from the exons ATGGTGAGCAGCGTGTGGTTGGTGCCGGTGCTCGTGTTCGGTGTACATTACGCTACCGCTTGGGGAACGACCAATTATAATTTCGATGCGGACATCTCCTTCCTCATCTACGATTG gaCGCAAAGCAAGTTCGCGCAGCAAACCACCGCCGAGACGAACTTTGCCACGTTCGGGTGTAAGCCGGCGGAACCGTTTGTGGTCGTGGTGCACGGCTGGACGGAGGGCTGCAGCAACACCCAGTGGGTGCGGGACACGCTCAACAACTTCATCATCCACCGGAAGGGGTGCATTCTCTGCCTGGACTACAGTGTCATTGCCGATGGGAACGATTACTTTACCGTCGCCAAGCTGATGGATCCGATCGCACGGACGCTCGAGAAGAAGCTGCGCCAGCTGTTTACGTTTGGCATTGCGCCGGCTAGCGGGATGGTGTACGGCTTCAGTCTTGGAGCGCATGTCGCGTTCCAGGCCGGGCGCAATCTTGCCCCCCAAAAGCTGGGCCGCATTGATG CTTGCGATCCGGTGGGTATTGCTTTCGACAAGAACGACACGTACACGGCACTGAGCGTAACGGAGTCGGCCGCCGAGGTGCAGTGTATACACACGAGCAGCGATATTGGGACGATTCGGCGCTACTGCCACAAGGACTGGATCATGGGCTACTGCGGTTGGGTGCAGTTCGCTGCCGGGCTGAAAACATCGCACGGGCTGTGTCCGATCTTTTACAATGCGGCGTTCTGGTTCGACTTTAAGGCCGTGTACAATCCGTACGTGTGTCCTACGTCGCGTGCCGTCAGCTCGTGGCCAGCCGGGTTCAAGATGGGCTACTTTATGCCGCAGGGAAC CACACTGATGGGAGACCTGTTCTCGAAGACGATGGCAAAATATCCTTACAATTGA
- the LOC121592723 gene encoding uncharacterized protein LOC121592723, producing the protein MIVRSGAVLSLLGAFLAVSGAPYGGGHDDGEFRDKKYDEQLKQVSKVGNTYVAALEIYDNPPDQDNARKEVDNFPSNIYSKYDNLQHKVKSFFDAEPIIDNIRESDKYGNTGDQFYFITKPLVETTAKVNMFINSVIAAPKKLLGGFKKQANDKLNDVGAALVGL; encoded by the exons ATGATTGTTCGATCAGGTGCTGTTTTGTCGCTGCTTGGAGCGTTCCTGGCTGTTAGTGGAGCTCCCTACGGTGGTGGCCACGATGATGGCGAGTTTCGGGACAAAAAGTACGACGAACAGTTGAAACAGGTCTCCAAAGTGGGCAACACCTAC GTGGCCGCACTGGAAATTTACGACAACCCGCCCGATCAGGACAATGCCCGAAAGGAGGTGGACAACTTCCCTTCCAACATCTACAGCAAGTACGACAATCTGCAGCACAAAGTGAAGAGCTTTTTCGAT GCTGAGCCCATCATTGATAACATACGAGAATCGGACAAGTATGGCAACACGGGCGATCAGTTTTACTTCATCACGAAACCGTTGGTGGAAACGACCGCCAAGGTGAACATGTTCATCAACTCGGTGATAGCG GCGCCAAAGAAGCTGCTCGGTGGCTTCAAGAAACAGGCCAACGATAAGCTGAACGATGTCGGTGCGGCATTGGTTGGATTGTag
- the LOC121592721 gene encoding uncharacterized protein LOC121592721, whose translation MVLCRLNHTVLCAVIFILSVVNQLQCRPLPDHPADGDAEAKIQADRELLNTVTYVGNNKVYGLLSNEQPPMREAKLEKEDFDSTFLTKLDNVQKKFVTKGNVPALVDQTHPKDYYGNDVKDEAIRRGFVGIVEQLSNVFNAIVEKVPKGAVTNLNKSVLNRLNQIGAVLVGLEDAKKK comes from the exons ATGGTCCTTTGTCGGCTAAACCACACTGTGTTGTGTGCAGTGATCTTCATCTTGTCGGTCGTAAATCAACTCCAATGTCGGCCCCTGCCCGATCATCCCGCAGACGGCGATGCGGAGGCCAAAATCCAAGCTGACCGTGAGCTGCTCAATACAGTGACCTACGTCGGCAACAACAAG GTGTACGGCCTACTCTCCAATGAGCAACCGCCGATGCGTGAAGCAAAGCTCGAGAAGGAGGACTTTGACTCAACCTTCCTCACCAAGCTGGACAACGTGCAGAAGAAGTTCGTCACCAAGGGCAAT GTCCCAGCGCTGGTGGATCAAACGCATCCCAAGGATTATTACGGCAATGACGTCAAGGATGAAGCCATTCGCCGCGGTTTCGTCGGAATAGTCGAACAGTTGTCCAACGTTTTCAACGCGATCGTTGAG AAAGTCCCCAAGGGAGCAGTCACAAACCTGAACAAGAGTGTGCTGAACCGTCTCAACCAGATCGGTGCCGTGCTGGTCGGGCTTGAGGATGCGAAAAAGAAGTAG